One genomic segment of Brassica napus cultivar Da-Ae chromosome A3, Da-Ae, whole genome shotgun sequence includes these proteins:
- the LOC106443654 gene encoding desiccation-related protein At2g46140-like, which yields MASTEQKEVEENGSMISGLLDKAKGFFAEKLANVPTPEAAVDNVDFKGVTRQGVDYHAKVSVKNPYSQTIPICQISYVLKSATRTIASGTIPDPGSLVGNKTTVLDVPVKVAYSIAVSLMKDIGSDWDIDYQLDIGLTFDIPVVGDITIPVSTQGEIKLPSLRDFF from the exons ATGGCATCAACGGAGCAAAAGGAGGTAGAAGAAAATGGGTCGATGATTTCAGGTTTGTTGGACAAAGCCAAAGGTTTCTTTGCAGAGAAGCTAGCGAATGTTCCGACGCCTGAAGCCGCCGTGGACAACGTCGATTTCAAAGGCGTGACACGTCAAGGTGTAGACTATCACGCCAAGGTCTCCGTCAAGAATCCTTACTCTCAGACGATCCCTATTTGCCAGATCTCTTACGTCCTCAAGAGCGCCACAAG GACGATAGCGTCGGGTACAATACCGGACCCGGGTTCGTTGGTTGGGAACAAGACAACGGTTTTGGACGTACCGGTTAAGGTGGCCTACAGCATAGCGGTTAGTCTGATGAAGGACATTGGCTCGGACTGGGACATTGACTATCAACTTGACATTGGACTAACCTTCGATATTCCTGTTGTTGGTGACATTACCATTCCTGTCTCTACTCAGGGTGAGATCAAGCTCCCTTCCCTTCGCGACttcttttaa
- the LOC106438272 gene encoding 39S ribosomal protein L46, mitochondrial, whose translation MQRLRSSRSLVKPLLESRRLGGGYCTSSSSEKIVASVLFERLRVVIPKPDPAVYAFQEFKFNWQQQFRRRYPDEFLDIAKNRAKGEYQMDYVPAPRITEADKNNDRKSLYRALDKKLYLLIFGKPFGATSDKPVWHFPEKVYDSEPTLRKCAESALKSVLGDLTHTYFVGNAPMAHMAIQPTEETPDLPSYKRFFFKCSVVAASKYNIRNCEDFVWVTKDELLEFFPEQAEFFNKMIIS comes from the exons ATGCAGAGATTGAGATCTTCTCGGTCACTGGTTAAGCCTCTGTTGGAGAGCAGGAGGCTTGGAGGAGGGTATTGCACGAGCTCCTCCTCCGAAAAGATCGTAGCTTCGGTGCTTTTCGAGAGATTACGCGTTGTGATTCCCAAACCAGATCCTGCTGTCTACGCCTTTCAGGAGTTCAA ATTCAATTGGCAACAGCAGTTTCGCCGTAGATACCCAGATGAGTTCTTGGACATTGCTAAGAACAG AGCCAAAGGTGAATATCAAATGGACTATGTACCTGCTCCCAGAATCACTGAGGCTGACAAGAATAACGATAGGAA GTCATTATACAGAGCTCTTGACAAAAAGTTGTATCTTCTCATCTTCGGAAAGCCATTTGGAGCTACTAGTGACAAACCTGTCTGGCATTTCCCTGAGAAAGTGTATGATTCTGAGCCAACTCTTCGCAAG TGTGCTGAATCTGCTTTGAAGTCAGTCTTGGGAGATCTGACTCACACATACTTTGTTGGAAATGCTCCAATGGCTCACATGGCTATTCAACCTACTGAAGAAACACCTGATTTGCCGTCTTACAAG AGGTTCTTCTTCAAATGCAGTGTAGTAGCAGCGTCCAAGTACAACATACGTAACTGCGAGGATTTTGTGTGGGTTACCAAAGATGAGCTTTTGGAGTTCTTCCCTGAGCAAGCTGAGTTCTTCAACAAGATGATCATTAGCTGA